Below is a window of Raphanus sativus cultivar WK10039 unplaced genomic scaffold, ASM80110v3 Scaffold1056, whole genome shotgun sequence DNA.
CACGTGTATTATCTATTTATCTATATGACTAGAAAAAGTATTGTCCGTGTTGTATATTCACACGAGGGGTTCTGTCTGAAACTGCGCTATAAGCTCTGGTCGTGTTGTGATACGTGTCCAAACAAAAggcttttcttcttctttcttcgaCCACATCTTAACCGTAGCAGAGAAAATCAAGAGAAACATTCTGCAAGAGAATGATCGGAATAAGCGTGCAGACAGCAATGGATCTAATCGTCGCCGGAATCTCACTAACGATCGGATTAGGTTTCTTCGCTCTCATCACCACCATCCTCTGCTCCGTCGCCTTCTTCCACCACGCCAAATCCACTTCTTAAAACAATTGTATCACACAAAGATTCAAACTTTTATCACAATTGTATCGcaaagattcaaactttatcTTAGCTCTCTGTTTCCAAAAACAGAGTGTAGTGACTACAGAGACACATTGTAATGTTAAATCGAAGAAAAAAGTTTATTCATTTTCTCTGTTTGCGTACATACACCATCCCTCGGATCCCATCCGGGTCGGAAACGAACCCGAGCGGGCGGTAAAACCCGAGAACCCGGGGCTCCGAATACAGAGCGATGTTGCAGATCCCTTTCCTCCGCAGATCCTCCACTAGCCGCTCCATCACCGCCTTCCCGAGCCCCGAGCCCTGGTACGAAGGATCCACCACCACGTCCCATATGATCGCGTTGAACACTCCGTCCCCCGTCGCCCTCGCGAACGCCACCGGCCGCCGCGTCTTCTCGCTCTCCACCCACAGCATCGCGTCGGTGTGCCGCAGGGCGACCTCGATCTTCGCGGGGTCTCGCCGCGGGAACCCCACGGCGACGAAGACGGAGTTGAGATGGTCTAGGTTCAGGCCTTCGGCGGTGCGGCGGAGGAGGAAGCCTTTGGAGTGGAGATCCTCGTCGGTAATCGAGTAGCTCGCCGACGGAAACACAGCTTGTGATGATGGCTGTGCTGCGTTTGAGGTGGCTCTTAACCGGAGAGAAGGTTGAGGAGGAGTGGAGATTGGGCCTCTGAGAAGCATGGCGGTAGTACTCTGTTTCTTGTTAAAGTTTAGAACTTTGGCAAACGAAATGTtgaaagattgaaactttttttttgttttgtttctttcactGAATTGGGGATAAAGAGTGGATAAACTCTGTGTGTGGCTGTGGATGACTAAAGAAACTCGTGGTTGTGAGAGACCGTTGTCGTTTGGTAGTCAAGACTGGAGAGTCAAATGAGTTGTTAGTTACTTGAAAAGAAGAGaacaaatgtatatatataacaatactTTGAGTTTTGCTTCAGTGATCCCTCCTTGTTAGTTTGTATCATTCTTATGGTTAAATCTATAGATTATTATCACAGCCTCATTGTCTAATGCAAACAAGTAGCTGTTAGTGATTTGATTGTTCTGTGCCTGTTTTGTGTGTAAGAAAGTTTTAAGATCTCTGGCACGTCTTCTTTCTTTGCTCATCAAAGACTTCTAGATTCCTTCTCCAAGTATATGTCCTGGAGTTGATGAGGATATTCTTATAATATAGAAGCTCACATTTCTCGTATCTATCTGGCCTATTCAAAGATTGTTTTTATATGGTAGTTTGGACAATGGTTTTGCTTCCATGGCGGGGTTGCTTCTTGTTTGAAACTATACTAAGATATTTTGCATATTCTTATGCTCTTGTCCTCGTTTATACAGTAACCAAAACTAGAAATATATATTGGAGTATTCGCTAGTCAGACGCTGATGCATTGCAACTCGATCGACCATTGTTAAATATTCCATCCGTTTTTAAACGATGGatgttctggaaaaaaaattgtttcaaaaagatagtttttttacattttcaatgtttGGTTTAGTGAAAAATtgtaagtttcaaaaaaattaatgctGTTTATTGAATTTATATGACTAAAAGTTTGTTGTTCACAATGCATttacaatcaaaatttaataagttttcttaatatttgtgaaaattctaaaataactaTCTGTTTTTGGAGTATATATTGGAGTATTCACTAGTCAGACGCTGATGCACTGCAACCCGATCGTGCATATCTTCAGTACCATTGTTACTATTGTTTCTTTCCAGCTCTACAGCTTGTAAACCCGCTGgtaatgtttaatgtttatgttcTGCTTTTGATTAATCCAACAGTGTACATGAAAGACCTGCACCTTCTCTGTATTCACTAAGGCTGTTGGTAGACCCCAGGAAAAATGCGCAGACTATATCATCCTTAAGTGTTAAGAGAGATACGGTAGGTTAAAGGTGGTAGGCACAATGAGAGGGAGCAAATGAGCGGTTAATAAAGTCTTATCATTTTCTTGTCCTTCCAGGTCTCATGCTTTCTCAAAACTTTCTTGACATTTCCAAGGACTTGATCTTGTCTTATCATTTTCTAAGGACTTGATCTTGGCACTAGCCCACTACAATCAAAATCAAATCTGGAGATTCAAACGTGACATTCTCTTAGTTCGATGTGCTGATTGGATTTCATATAGTTTCTTGAAGACATGACTTTTTTGACAAGAAAGATTTTAAACctagttttgttttgtattagTACTGTTAGGCCTAGGTACTGTTTCGAAAATCAATAATGATTGGTGGTTGTTTGGTGTACCAAGACACTGTTGTGCTTTCTTAGGTTGTCTAAATGCTTTTACTAATCTTTCTCGGCAGTCATTGTCAACTAGGAATGGAACATGCACATGCTATTGTTGACACAAATGCTTAGTTCTTGGCCTTTAATCGTTGAACTAGTCTGGTCCTTCAATCTTTAATCTATGCTTTCACCAAGCAATATTCTCTCATGTATCTTCACGTTTTGTGGGTCACGTAATTAGGTTGTGACGGCCCATCTTTCGTTTTCATCCTTCTGTTTACTGCTCCTACAAGCATTATGATGGGATTTAGAGGGCTATACAAAGTCGAAAGCGACCTAAGAATAACATCAACGTGAGGGTCTTCCTCTTCTGGAAAGTTGCCAGCTATAAAGTCTCTTTGTTCTCTTCTGTTCCCATTAATTGTTGCCTCACTAAAGCTTATTACTGTGCAATGATTATCTAGAGCTAAGTTGCGATATCTACcagttttttttatcttttctaaTAACTCATTTCCTGATATGCAAATAGTTTCTTAAGAAGTGTTTATAGTAATTGGAAATGACAGGTTGTGAATGATTACAGTTTGTTGTGTTGTAAACAAATCATGTGAAGCTCTTGAAAGTAGCTTGACATTTTGTTAAACAATCAAAGATCTGCTGTTAGCTACTTGGGCCACACATCGTAGAAACAATATTGGTAACCTAAGAAAACTCCTGTTTTTGTCATTAACCGCTTTGTCCTCTACCATGAATGAGCGTTTCTTTTTCTTGGAAAAAAAAGATGATTAGTATTTCTTGAATGATGTGTTCTTTTCAATGCTAAAGAGTAGTTATCAATTGATTACTACCGTAAATTAATCAGGATTTTTTCTTCCAAGAATCATCTTCTTGGTGGCTCTTGTGTTGAACATGCAGATCAAGATATGCTTTGTTTTTTGTGTGTTAAGAAAGAAGTATACGAAGAACAGGGTTCATATGATATAACAAGATGTTCTAACGGAGAACCGTGCAGATAACTTATTCGTGACAGCATctaccaaaaaacaaaagaacatatgctggaaaaaaaaaaagaaaaacaatgcaACTACCTACACACATGGCTTATTAAGGGCAAACAACAGGGCTTGGGTGAGAGATGTTGAAACCTCTCTTTGCATTACATGATTTGGATTCTAAGTgaaccatcatcatatcttcttctctttttcttcatgagtatttatttggttttgctCACCTTGCCTTTACTCTGGACACTAGCTGCACTTGTTCTTGTTCTAGCTTTGAGCTCTGACTTTTCTCCTTCGTTGCTTAATGTTTTCTCTGCGTGTTGGCTTTTTTGAATGCAGACTTGTTTAGAAACGTTCTTCCTCGCTGCATGTTTGTTGATGTTCTTTGTAAGTTGATTGCTAGGCCCCGAGGATGCATCAGAAGCCATTGAATCATCACTCTcctcatcaccaccaccatcatcagCCTCTTTTACCTTTGAATCATCACCAAtgtcaacatcatcatcatcatcttcatcatcagcaACAATATAGGAATGGTCATTTCCATGGAAGGCGTCTTCTATGTACATAGTCCACCCTGACTCACAACTGTTGtattcctcctcctcctcagagACTCCATGGTTCCTTGGAGACTCCATGGCTTTGAGCAACGCAAAGAATAACACAAAAGCAAGGTTTTGAGTTTTAGCACATATGCAAAAAAGATACACTTGCTTTTTAAATAAGTTACCTACCTTACTTGTTT
It encodes the following:
- the LOC130494365 gene encoding protein SOB FIVE-LIKE 1-like, which translates into the protein MESPRNHGVSEEEEEYNSCESGWTMYIEDAFHGNDHSYIVADDEDDDDDVDIGDDSKVKEADDGGGDEESDDSMASDASSGPSNQLTKNINKHAARKNVSKQVCIQKSQHAEKTLSNEGEKSELKARTRTSAASVQSKGKVSKTK
- the LOC130503606 gene encoding GCN5-related N-acetyltransferase 1, chloroplastic-like, which encodes MLLRGPISTPPQPSLRLRATSNAAQPSSQAVFPSASYSITDEDLHSKGFLLRRTAEGLNLDHLNSVFVAVGFPRRDPAKIEVALRHTDAMLWVESEKTRRPVAFARATGDGVFNAIIWDVVVDPSYQGSGLGKAVMERLVEDLRRKGICNIALYSEPRVLGFYRPLGFVSDPDGIRGMVYVRKQRK